The Lathyrus oleraceus cultivar Zhongwan6 chromosome 5, CAAS_Psat_ZW6_1.0, whole genome shotgun sequence genome includes the window GTCTTAAAAAACCTCATTTAATAATGTTTGAAATTGGGAGCGACGAGTGAGATAATGAAACTGTGAGACAGCACGTTGAAATATTTTGCTTTGTCCGAAAAAGGACACGTGGTGATCATCGAAGCCATCACATAGAAGACTCTTGGTTAAATTTAAACAAACTAATTTTTCATTTCAAACTCTAATCTATCTATCTCCCATTCTTGAAATTCTAAACATTTTCACATTCATTTCTTCGTTCATTCATTCACACTCAATTCAAGAAAACAATGGCAAGCACGCCGGTGAGAAAGCCACACACCAACACCTCCGATCTACTCACTTGGTCCGAAGTTCCTCCTCCGTCTGACTCCTCCGCCACCGTCTCCGCCGCCCGCTCTCGTCAGGTTACTATTTATTCTCATTCAcattctttctttcttttttcttccAAACTCTCTATGTTTTAATCATTAATTCAATGCATTTAAATCTCAGCCTTCTGATAGAATTAGCAAGGTTCTCAATAGCGACCAGCTCTCCGATGAAGAAGCTCTCACTCTCTCCAAAAGGTACATCAATCAATATCAGATCCGATCTTTCTTTCGttctttctttttttcctttttttttcaaCGCTCTTTGATCTGATTAATTCATGCATCTTTTTCCGCATAGATCTGTTTCTTAATTTGTAATTCCGGTAAActtgttattttatttatttcgCTTCATTTTGAACAAATTTCGTTAGTAACATTTGTTTTATGAAAttaagaaaaagaagaagaaaaaaattgaTGCATGAGCTTGAAATGGAGCACTTATTTTGCGTCTCAAACCTGATTTATGAATTATTGAGTTCAACCTACATTTCTGTTATTAATCTATATTTATGTATGATTGGATGCGATGAATGTTAATTATAGGTAGTGGTTTTCAGGAACATTAGTTTTGTTTTACGTCATGGAAATGTTGAATCTAAGCTAGGAGGAAATGGTTGATTTTCAAATGTTCAATTTTTTTGTTGAACTTATCTTTGTTTCCATTTGGTGCTTTCAGCAAGCCATGTTCAGGGTATAAAATGAAAGAGATGAGTGGAAATGGTATATTTTCGGACAATGCTGATGATTCTGCATCCGAACCTGGTTCTGTAAATTCAAATAACAGAACTAGCATACGCACATATCAGGTTTACTTCACTAATCTACTTGATTTTGGAACCAATTTGAAACCTTATATGAGCATTTCTGAAACATCAAATTGAGCTTCATTCTGATTACAatgtttttgttttcttttgtttgtcTTGTGATTGCATTGCATCTCAGCAAGCAATAAATGGAGTAAGTCAGATATCGTTCAGCACCGATGAAAGTGTTAGTCCTAAAAGGCCTACCTCTCTACCTGAGGTAGCAAAGCAGCGTGAACTGAGTGGGACCTTGCAAACTGACTTAGACGCAAAGACTCAGAAGCAAACATCGAATGCCAAAACCAAGGAGCTCACTGGAAACGATATATTTGGCCCTCCTCCTGAAATTGTGCCCCGTTCCATGGCCGCTGCGCGGACTTTAGAATCGAAGGGTAGTATGGATATGGGAGAACCTCTTCCTAGAAATCTGCGAACATCGGTGAAAGTTTCTAATGTAAGTGTCTTCTATTCTAGGCATGAAAGTAATGAGTATTTGTCTATCATTTTATATTGGATGAATGTATGGCTGAAGAATTGTTTGTTTTTGTAATACATTCTCTTAAGAGATTTCTAATTGGTTATCGATGTAGACTGAGCTAGGCTTCTGTGTTATTTCTGGGCTAGTAACTTCTACAAGAATCTTATTGGTGATGAATTTTGACCCGACAATCCATCAATGTTACCTCACACTTACCTAGAATGCAAAATTTATCAAATGTAGATCAATTTGTTTATTTTTTCGAGGTGGGAGTTGGGGGGTAAGAATTTATTTAAGATACAACTCAGAGTTGTACTAGAGATAATCATAATACAGTTGCAGCACTTGAGGGTAAATCATGTGGATCTTCAAAATTTATTTTGCCTCTTATTTCTGTTTCTGAACATGTGCCTGTCAAATTGAATTGAAGCCAAACTCCACATGCATTGCATCCAAAAGGTCCATCAGTTTGCTACATTGTCTTTAAAGTTTCTATGATGGTATTGTTCTTTCCTCATCCTGCAGAGTCCCAACTGCATAATTAGCTCAACATTTCATTAACTTTCCCAATTTGTGATAAAACTCATTTCCTCATCATTTCATTTCGCCTTATTTATGACTCGATTTTGGCATTGCTTTTCCTGTATTTGTAGCCTGCGGGTGGGCAAAGTAATATCTTATTTGGTGAATCACCTGTTGAGAAGACATCGAAGAAGATACACGACCAGAAGTTTGCGGAGCTATCAGGAAATAATATTTTCCATGGAGATGTTCCTGCAGGATCAGTAGAAAAATCACTGAGCAGGGCAAAGCTGAGAGAAATAAGTGGTAGTGACATATTTGCCGATGGAAAGCCAGAAATCAAAGAACCTGTTAAAGGTGCCCGCAAACCCCCTGGTGGAGACAGCAGCATTGCATTGCTTTAAAGTAAATTTATGTAAAAACTTAGTCCCTTTGACATAGGCATTCTATAATTCTGTTTGAACTCCCCATGTTTTTCAGTAGAAGGCTCTAAGTGTGTTCGGTTTCAGCATATTATTCAACTATGAACATGTTTCTTAACACGTAGAAGATGATAACAAGATTTCTGAACTGGACTATTTTCTAGCTTTCCCTCAGGGGAGTCATGTAACATATACTGCATTTTTGTTAGCCATAGCCATAAAAAAAGACAaacgacttcactggggatcgaacccagaatctctggttcCGTAGACCAGCGCCTTATCCATTGGGCCATGAAGTCCTGATGATTTTATAGTTTATTTAATTCACATAAAATTAATAAACTTAAAATCGcaattaattaaaatttaattacAAATGAGCTAGTCTTGAATCCTGACGAGTGAACAATTTACATTTGTTTTTTTTATCTTGAACTGTTACATTTATTTTTTTTATCTTGAACTGTTACATTTATTTTTTACTAATACAATACTAATCATGGTTTAAACTGTATATATCATAAAATTGAATAATATGGGgttttaatgattttttttatataaagATTGTACtatttttatgttttaatatAAGGTCTGAGATGGTTCTCTAATCTTGTAGGAAATTCTTGATTTATTTTCCTATTGTCTCCCATAAATTAAGAATGCAAATTTATCATTACGAACACTTTCTTCAACATGTAAAACTACTTAATATAGGCAACTTGTTTTTCTATCACCATTCATTTTTAAGAACTAATTCTTGTCCACAAGATAAAActaaattttcaaaattttctttaACCATATTGCTTACTGGTTCTTAATATATATTTTGTGTTTGTTGTAGAAAGCATGAAAACTTGTTTTCCCTTGTATCCTTAAACGACCATCCTCACTTTGACGAGATCAAttttttcattgggtttgtac containing:
- the LOC127082910 gene encoding uncharacterized protein LOC127082910, translated to MASTPVRKPHTNTSDLLTWSEVPPPSDSSATVSAARSRQPSDRISKVLNSDQLSDEEALTLSKSKPCSGYKMKEMSGNGIFSDNADDSASEPGSVNSNNRTSIRTYQQAINGVSQISFSTDESVSPKRPTSLPEVAKQRELSGTLQTDLDAKTQKQTSNAKTKELTGNDIFGPPPEIVPRSMAAARTLESKGSMDMGEPLPRNLRTSVKVSNPAGGQSNILFGESPVEKTSKKIHDQKFAELSGNNIFHGDVPAGSVEKSLSRAKLREISGSDIFADGKPEIKEPVKGARKPPGGDSSIALL